From Spiroplasma eriocheiris, the proteins below share one genomic window:
- a CDS encoding 3-keto-L-gulonate-6-phosphate decarboxylase UlaD, translating to MKKPLLQIALDTLTLQEALDNLALVAPEVDIIEIGTILLCAEGISAIKTIKKHYPNKIILADGKIADAGKILGGMLLAAGADIITVICCADLATIASVVEISKEYHKEMQIELTGVWTFEQAQKWKNLGVEQVVYHRARDAQAAGAKWTTEDFQKIEQLINLGFKVTITGGIEPNDLDLFSKYPIYIIIAGRAIRDHNDPHQAAITFQKLLQTKWEN from the coding sequence ATGAAAAAACCACTTTTGCAAATTGCATTGGATACTTTGACACTACAAGAAGCCCTTGATAACTTAGCCCTTGTTGCTCCGGAAGTTGACATTATTGAAATTGGGACAATTTTATTATGTGCTGAAGGAATTAGTGCTATCAAAACCATAAAAAAACATTATCCGAATAAAATTATTTTAGCGGATGGTAAAATTGCTGATGCTGGCAAAATTCTGGGCGGAATGTTACTAGCCGCTGGGGCGGATATTATTACGGTTATTTGTTGTGCTGATCTTGCGACGATTGCTAGTGTTGTAGAAATTAGTAAAGAATATCACAAAGAAATGCAAATTGAATTAACTGGTGTCTGAACCTTTGAACAAGCCCAAAAATGAAAAAATCTTGGTGTTGAACAGGTAGTTTATCATCGTGCTCGTGATGCACAAGCTGCGGGTGCCAAATGGACAACGGAAGATTTTCAAAAAATTGAACAACTAATTAATCTTGGTTTTAAAGTTACCATCACGGGTGGGATTGAGCCTAATGATTTAGATCTTTTTAGCAAATATCCAATTTATATTATTATTGCTGGCCGTGCTATCCGTGATCATAACGACCCCCACCAGGCAGCCATTACATTTCAAAAATTATTACAAACGAAATGAGAAAACTAA
- a CDS encoding L-ribulose-5-phosphate 4-epimerase, producing MLEELKQKVLSANLKLVEYNLVTFTWGNVSGIDRDKGLMVIKPSGVKYEELTIDDLVVLDLKGNIIEGKLNPSTDTPTHLYLYNKYPDLGGITHTHSVYATSWAQAGLDIPPLGTTHADNFYGPIPCTPHLEMNEIKTNYEYETGVIIAKTFGTRNLDPQKMPAILCNNHGPFTFGNSPLASVEMAKVLEIVAQMAYQAYGLNQNTNKISQELLDKHYYRKHGETAYYGQPRKES from the coding sequence ATGTTAGAAGAATTAAAACAAAAAGTTTTAAGCGCAAATTTAAAGTTAGTTGAATATAATTTGGTTACTTTTACCTGGGGGAATGTTAGTGGCATTGATCGAGACAAGGGTCTAATGGTTATTAAACCATCAGGAGTTAAATATGAAGAGTTAACAATTGATGATTTAGTAGTTCTTGATTTAAAAGGAAATATTATTGAAGGTAAGTTAAACCCTTCCACTGACACCCCAACCCATTTATATCTTTACAATAAATACCCAGACTTAGGAGGAATTACACATACCCATTCAGTTTATGCGACATCCTGAGCACAAGCTGGATTAGATATTCCCCCACTCGGGACAACCCATGCCGATAATTTTTATGGACCAATCCCTTGTACTCCCCATTTAGAAATGAATGAAATTAAAACAAATTATGAATATGAAACTGGCGTTATTATTGCCAAAACATTTGGAACTCGTAATTTGGATCCCCAGAAAATGCCTGCAATTTTATGTAATAACCATGGTCCTTTTACTTTTGGTAATAGTCCGTTAGCATCTGTTGAAATGGCAAAGGTTTTAGAAATTGTTGCGCAAATGGCTTATCAAGCCTATGGTTTAAATCAGAATACTAATAAAATTAGTCAGGAGCTCCTTGATAAACATTATTATCGTAAACATGGGGAAACTGCCTATTATGGTCAACCTCGTAAAGAATCATAG
- a CDS encoding SPE_1075/MLC_0560 family membrane protein, protein MQLYFKREIINWKNNWRTILIRFVIYIVGVYLFGLGIALYMNTRVGASQVDITNFAFLGVLINITKTDENKGALGPDELSHYSYFLMIFYVCMFGVATIMRIINVIIKYRHTKDNNVIMEGIVYTVLDLIPLFVWAYFVQLNLLFLGGAVGDRISHMGILERTWIFMAAFIIYCFGIAFAVYANMLFGPYNALSMELHRLTKMNYKLTRVIADLCLALVGIILILACSWSWDLKLAFFSNYLGFGTIFMTFISGPIIGVILTYMHKFIKLERLTKPVVVINENNE, encoded by the coding sequence ATGCAACTATATTTTAAAAGAGAAATAATAAATTGAAAAAACAACTGACGAACTATTTTAATCCGGTTTGTAATCTATATTGTTGGAGTTTACTTATTTGGACTAGGAATTGCCCTTTATATGAACACCAGAGTTGGCGCTTCGCAAGTTGATATTACAAACTTTGCTTTTTTAGGTGTGTTAATTAATATTACAAAAACTGATGAAAATAAAGGGGCGCTAGGTCCCGATGAACTAAGCCATTATTCATATTTTTTAATGATTTTTTATGTTTGTATGTTTGGGGTGGCGACAATTATGCGCATTATCAATGTTATTATTAAATATCGCCACACTAAAGATAATAATGTAATTATGGAAGGAATTGTCTATACGGTTTTAGATTTAATTCCCTTATTTGTCTGAGCTTATTTTGTACAGTTAAACCTTTTATTTTTAGGCGGTGCGGTTGGTGATCGGATTAGTCACATGGGAATTTTAGAACGCACCTGAATCTTTATGGCGGCGTTTATAATTTATTGCTTTGGGATTGCGTTTGCAGTATATGCTAATATGCTATTTGGACCATATAATGCCTTATCAATGGAACTCCACCGGTTAACCAAAATGAATTATAAATTAACCCGGGTAATTGCTGATTTATGCTTAGCCTTGGTCGGAATTATTTTAATTCTCGCCTGCTCATGATCATGAGATTTAAAACTTGCTTTTTTTAGTAATTACTTAGGATTTGGAACAATCTTTATGACATTTATTTCAGGGCCAATTATTGGGGTAATTCTAACTTACATGCATAAGTTTATTAAGCTAGAGCGTTTAACCAAACCAGTAGTCGTGATTAATGAAAACAATGAGTAG
- a CDS encoding Vmc-like lipoprotein signal peptide domain-containing protein: MKKLIAILSTLMITFGTSALAVSCSTTSSSHSSLPTPQPKPNPDPVENEKEYDSVINALDHHQFGSVYTGPLGGFYVGESLTNIINTILNAVGDELDKLIYRNGEEFDYMSLKLTQANLKYNNQIATEFIFLTAGVYSLFASFQYHDKFSNPIKFNIPIIDPMDAAIYRGLQPFARNAKLVVEQNNFNVQELEEVFLKTNYVKYNLSNESVFPAFIYNNSKFSLIRMQINGQNITNELFKTPGLYKITISFRYGNYTTDGPSPLYWYLDLTVVPANTSYFTNFLYNPNDLENKIKIADYREINNLTRVNYQDLKKILSRVMGKLAVQQWGFPTQYDYEIYNDKKGTSFGSETFDLTLPVQRDFYFKIYGTSKLNDQCQSSIFKITLPLVYQE; the protein is encoded by the coding sequence ATGAAAAAATTAATAGCTATTTTAAGTACTTTAATGATAACCTTTGGTACCAGTGCTCTTGCTGTTAGTTGTTCAACAACTTCATCCTCTCATTCATCCTTACCAACGCCCCAACCAAAGCCTAATCCAGATCCAGTTGAAAATGAGAAAGAATATGATTCTGTCATTAATGCCCTTGATCACCATCAGTTTGGGTCGGTGTATACTGGACCTTTGGGTGGTTTTTATGTCGGTGAATCATTAACTAATATTATTAACACCATTTTAAATGCGGTGGGCGATGAACTTGATAAACTTATTTATCGGAATGGCGAAGAATTTGATTATATGAGTTTAAAATTAACCCAAGCTAATTTAAAATATAATAATCAAATAGCGACCGAGTTTATTTTTTTAACCGCTGGAGTATACTCATTATTTGCTAGTTTTCAGTACCATGATAAATTTAGTAATCCAATTAAATTCAATATTCCCATTATTGACCCAATGGATGCCGCTATTTATCGGGGATTACAACCATTTGCACGAAATGCTAAATTAGTGGTTGAACAAAATAACTTTAATGTTCAGGAGTTGGAAGAGGTATTTTTAAAAACAAATTATGTGAAATATAATTTAAGTAATGAAAGTGTTTTCCCAGCCTTTATCTATAATAACAGTAAATTTTCGCTAATTCGAATGCAAATCAATGGTCAAAATATTACTAATGAACTTTTTAAAACTCCTGGTCTTTATAAAATTACCATTAGTTTTCGTTATGGGAATTATACAACAGATGGGCCATCGCCACTTTATTGATACTTAGATTTAACGGTTGTTCCAGCAAATACATCTTATTTTACTAATTTTTTATATAATCCCAATGATTTAGAAAATAAGATAAAAATTGCGGATTATAGAGAAATCAATAATTTGACAAGAGTTAATTACCAAGATTTGAAAAAAATTCTTTCCCGGGTAATGGGAAAATTAGCAGTTCAGCAGTGGGGATTTCCAACCCAATATGATTATGAAATTTATAATGACAAAAAAGGAACTAGCTTCGGGAGTGAAACATTTGACTTAACACTTCCGGTGCAGAGAGATTTTTACTTTAAAATATATGGCACTAGTAAACTTAATGATCAGTGCCAAAGTAGTATTTTTAAAATAACCTTACCACTAGTTTATCAAGAGTAA
- a CDS encoding ABC transporter ATP-binding protein, producing MKKRDVTNKIVADPDLAIEIRHFTKKFKDFKAVDNIEMTVSKGKIHGFIGPNGSGKTTTIKSIIGAIIPTEGKLFIHGMKSASTPAKRIIGYIPENARFPKHLNVYQYLVEMSFLRGLKYRQAKTRAEKILENLNLWKLRKKNPNNFSSGMKKKVLLAQALITNPDVLILDEPAANLDPTARQELFNDLLRVREEGKTILICSHILTELQGIADEITILNYGKVVYAGEVINATHNYYQFTVMEPVMLSDLTAIVERYNYKIINKTPDSLIIHLPKQNDDIKTIAYNAMEKRIVLTQIQPYITNISEIYDRVVFSVNRDFGKASALLQPGE from the coding sequence ATGAAAAAAAGAGATGTTACAAATAAAATCGTAGCTGATCCTGATTTGGCAATTGAAATTCGCCATTTTACCAAAAAATTTAAAGATTTTAAAGCTGTTGATAATATTGAGATGACTGTTAGCAAGGGAAAAATTCACGGGTTTATTGGACCTAATGGTTCAGGAAAAACAACAACTATTAAATCAATTATCGGGGCCATTATTCCAACCGAAGGAAAACTATTTATTCATGGGATGAAATCTGCTTCGACTCCCGCTAAACGAATTATTGGTTATATTCCGGAAAATGCTCGTTTTCCAAAACATTTAAATGTTTATCAATATTTAGTAGAGATGAGTTTTTTACGGGGGTTAAAATATCGTCAAGCCAAAACTCGTGCGGAAAAAATTTTAGAAAATTTAAACTTATGAAAATTACGCAAGAAAAACCCTAATAATTTTTCAAGTGGGATGAAAAAGAAAGTGTTATTAGCCCAAGCTTTAATTACTAACCCGGATGTCTTGATTTTAGATGAACCAGCAGCCAACTTAGATCCGACTGCTCGTCAGGAATTATTTAATGATTTATTACGTGTCCGCGAAGAGGGTAAAACAATTTTAATTTGTTCCCATATTCTAACTGAATTACAAGGAATTGCTGATGAGATTACAATTTTAAATTATGGAAAAGTAGTTTATGCGGGGGAAGTTATTAATGCAACCCATAATTATTATCAGTTTACTGTAATGGAACCAGTGATGCTAAGTGATTTAACTGCTATTGTTGAACGTTATAATTATAAGATAATTAATAAAACTCCAGATTCATTAATTATTCACTTACCAAAACAAAATGATGATATTAAAACAATTGCTTATAATGCAATGGAAAAGCGAATTGTTTTAACCCAAATTCAACCGTATATTACTAATATTTCTGAAATTTATGATCGGGTGGTCTTTTCGGTCAACCGTGATTTTGGAAAAGCTTCTGCGTTACTGCAACCGGGCGAATAG
- a CDS encoding PTS sugar transporter subunit IIB: MLKILCACGNGMGSSMIIKIKVEQVLNELNVEGTVETASVGEAKGIGDNFDIVLCSTYLADDLSDLHAKVIGLENLLDEKAIKTALAQEIRE, translated from the coding sequence ATGTTAAAAATATTATGTGCTTGTGGAAACGGAATGGGTTCCTCAATGATTATTAAAATTAAAGTAGAACAAGTATTAAATGAACTAAATGTTGAGGGAACAGTGGAAACTGCTTCGGTTGGTGAGGCAAAGGGTATAGGTGATAACTTTGATATAGTGTTATGTTCTACATATTTAGCGGATGACTTAAGTGATCTCCATGCAAAAGTAATAGGGCTAGAAAACTTATTAGATGAAAAAGCAATTAAAACGGCATTGGCCCAGGAAATTAGAGAATAA
- a CDS encoding ABC transporter permease: protein MTNNPNSSQTIKQLWNREKTKEKLQDIFNLKMFRYTLIKMLKSPSTYVMFILTFLLHLIMVISIAANIIRDARDWTVTISENYVLYSWIFYIIYFTFCAMYIAFKSTQIIRDEMDDGTLLIFASIPISRVKMIFEKWLALQLTCLLYAVITLLFPILISMACGDWGYAFGNYALGRVGYMILTSFIVQLLLSTIAILLSLSLNSKGVIGILFVIGFLSIIGAIIPMIYNASNNSRSNMYLNNTSNLGKNFKTIIAKTHPSKQLVTALTNPTGWPLWTADDTPNARLSFNDNLRGVYDNHSYSLAPNLNATTFATQLNNALTEYVATTTNYDNWNNFYMWVISQGNKYIDLVKFGQFNDHNGGIILDGANFNIVNNISKTVEINNNLNEGLNLINQFYQAALKTTSGSPTITIKNDTQVKGESTSVIPSAINPDLLSTSQDKEIYHFLKATYDSKLLNNSLATVSSMVYGTPNSSNSGTSWSQLLSNALTSAISPSAPGGTALIDDIKNLVQENYDSHSYQQPAAYLVNGLYSAVYKFANLLFNYTLTSIYNGDQNDLDSSPDAWTATKSDIDGAIVNYKLMGYLNIWQQWVIMWTGNDRPVENWPLSGMFLPLNNYITPTVKEVNYQNNAIDYTLYYIAGDFNQAQTIDSLGGMYAAYVFISLGLAGLVIWRVCRKDFV, encoded by the coding sequence ATGACTAATAATCCTAATAGTTCGCAAACTATTAAACAACTATGAAACCGCGAAAAAACTAAGGAAAAACTACAAGACATTTTTAATTTAAAAATGTTTCGTTATACATTGATCAAAATGTTAAAATCACCCTCAACCTATGTAATGTTTATTTTAACATTTTTACTTCATTTAATTATGGTAATTTCAATTGCTGCTAATATTATTCGTGATGCTCGTGATTGAACAGTCACAATTTCGGAGAATTATGTATTATATTCGTGAATTTTTTACATTATTTACTTTACTTTTTGTGCAATGTATATTGCCTTTAAATCAACCCAAATTATTCGCGATGAAATGGATGATGGAACCTTATTAATCTTTGCTTCGATTCCCATTTCACGGGTAAAAATGATTTTTGAAAAATGGTTGGCTTTACAATTAACTTGTTTATTATATGCCGTGATTACTTTATTATTTCCTATTTTAATTAGTATGGCTTGTGGGGATTGGGGTTATGCCTTTGGTAATTATGCGCTGGGGCGTGTTGGCTATATGATCTTAACCAGTTTTATTGTCCAATTATTATTATCAACAATTGCTATTTTATTATCGTTATCCCTAAATTCAAAAGGGGTCATCGGGATTTTATTTGTAATTGGGTTTTTATCAATTATTGGAGCAATTATTCCGATGATTTATAATGCTTCTAATAATTCGCGTAGTAATATGTATTTAAATAATACAAGTAACCTGGGGAAAAATTTTAAGACAATCATTGCAAAGACCCATCCAAGTAAGCAATTAGTAACAGCGCTAACAAACCCAACCGGATGACCATTATGAACAGCTGACGATACACCAAATGCCCGCTTGAGTTTTAATGATAACTTACGAGGAGTTTATGATAATCACAGCTATAGTTTAGCACCTAATCTTAACGCAACAACTTTTGCAACGCAACTAAACAATGCGCTAACCGAATATGTGGCTACCACAACGAATTATGATAACTGAAATAATTTTTATATGTGAGTTATTAGCCAAGGAAACAAGTATATTGATTTAGTTAAATTTGGGCAATTTAATGATCACAACGGAGGAATTATTCTTGACGGGGCTAATTTTAACATTGTCAATAATATTAGCAAAACAGTTGAAATTAATAATAACCTTAATGAAGGTCTTAATTTAATTAATCAGTTTTACCAAGCAGCGTTAAAAACAACGAGCGGATCGCCCACAATCACGATTAAAAATGATACGCAAGTAAAAGGAGAATCAACTTCGGTGATTCCAAGTGCTATTAACCCTGATTTATTATCAACTTCCCAAGACAAAGAAATTTATCATTTCTTAAAAGCAACTTATGATAGTAAACTCTTAAATAATTCACTAGCAACAGTATCAAGTATGGTGTATGGAACTCCGAATAGTAGTAATTCTGGAACTAGTTGAAGTCAATTATTAAGCAATGCCTTAACAAGCGCAATTTCACCTTCTGCTCCCGGGGGGACTGCTTTAATTGATGATATTAAAAATTTAGTTCAAGAAAATTATGATAGTCATAGTTATCAACAACCGGCGGCTTATTTAGTTAATGGACTATATTCAGCAGTTTATAAATTTGCCAATTTATTATTTAACTATACATTAACAAGTATTTATAATGGTGATCAGAATGATTTAGATAGTTCACCGGATGCTTGAACTGCTACAAAAAGTGACATTGATGGGGCAATTGTAAATTATAAATTAATGGGATATTTAAATATTTGACAACAATGAGTAATTATGTGAACGGGAAATGATCGCCCGGTTGAAAATTGACCATTGTCAGGAATGTTTTTACCCTTAAATAACTATATTACCCCAACTGTGAAAGAAGTTAATTATCAAAATAATGCTATTGATTATACTTTATACTACATCGCTGGTGATTTTAACCAAGCCCAAACAATTGATAGTTTAGGAGGAATGTATGCGGCTTATGTGTTCATTTCCTTAGGATTAGCAGGATTAGTAATTTGAAGGGTATGTAGAAAGGACTTTGTCTAA
- a CDS encoding L-ribulose-5-phosphate 3-epimerase, protein MFKINNQVGVYEKALLKGNWSEKFKIAKQFNFDFIELSIDESPERLARLDWSDQEINNLNKLQSEYQIKIRSICFSGHRKYPLGSHNEIIRTTALTLLKKCIILAVKLGVRIIQLAGYDVYYEIKDQDTRKWFFTNLKAGLKLANRYGVMLAIETMDDPFISSITKYLAVKKECPSPWLSVYPDVGNLSAWVGEEITKEIATGINEIVGFHLKDTIAVSSHYPGKFKKVPFGTGCVDFVKILQYLRTVDYQGSFMIEAWYEDDNAPVSELQTAVSFINKQFRKAGWG, encoded by the coding sequence ATGTTTAAGATTAATAATCAAGTGGGGGTTTATGAAAAAGCGTTGCTCAAAGGTAATTGGTCAGAAAAATTTAAGATTGCCAAACAATTTAATTTTGACTTTATCGAATTATCCATTGATGAATCACCAGAACGTTTAGCACGTTTGGACTGGAGTGATCAAGAAATTAATAATTTAAATAAGTTGCAAAGTGAATATCAAATTAAAATTCGTTCAATTTGTTTTTCTGGCCACCGCAAATATCCTCTGGGTAGTCATAACGAAATAATTCGTACAACTGCTTTAACATTATTAAAAAAATGTATTATTTTAGCTGTTAAGTTAGGAGTTCGGATTATTCAATTAGCAGGTTATGATGTTTATTATGAAATAAAAGATCAGGATACGCGAAAATGATTTTTTACTAATTTGAAAGCAGGTTTAAAACTTGCCAATCGTTATGGGGTAATGTTAGCAATTGAAACAATGGATGATCCTTTTATTTCATCTATTACTAAATATTTAGCAGTTAAAAAAGAATGCCCTAGTCCGTGGTTAAGTGTCTATCCGGACGTTGGTAATTTAAGTGCTTGAGTAGGTGAAGAAATTACAAAGGAAATTGCAACCGGAATTAACGAAATTGTTGGTTTTCATTTAAAAGATACTATTGCGGTTAGTTCTCATTATCCTGGCAAATTTAAAAAGGTGCCGTTTGGGACCGGATGTGTAGATTTTGTAAAAATTTTGCAATATCTTCGGACAGTTGATTACCAAGGTTCATTTATGATTGAAGCATGATATGAAGATGATAACGCACCAGTGTCAGAATTACAAACAGCGGTTAGCTTTATTAATAAACAGTTTCGAAAGGCGGGGTGAGGATAA
- a CDS encoding DEAD/DEAH box helicase, producing MNNFTDFGLKKFLMTGITALGFNSPTPVQQQVIPYLLKYQNVICKSHTGTGKTHAFILPILNNLDYNNSALQSVIVAPTRELAKQIYENIRFFKTYNPALKTGYYIGGEDINRQIDQLTKHQPQIIVGTPTRLKDLFNHQALNFRKLTTFIIDECDMIFDLGFIEDVDFVLSKVSPDVKISVFSATIAPGLRPFLLKYLTNPQLIEINDNLATNQNIEHILIPTKHQERSSVLLKLLATLNPYLCIIFVNKKEMIEQYYDLLLKNNYQVTQLHAGLPPRTRMQTIKRIKNLEFKYIIASDVAARGLDLDGVSHVISIDLPTDLEYYIHRSGRTGRANYHGYSYVLYDTKNLNLVNQLKSKGIEFQIMKWWGNDLVVANLSSMAKKSSSEPNHEINKIINKYPTKNNQKKVKPGYKKKRKAEIAELKRKTRREHIKASIKKIKKQKAKERSLKLYDK from the coding sequence ATGAATAATTTTACTGATTTTGGTTTAAAAAAATTTCTGATGACCGGAATTACAGCGTTAGGGTTTAACAGTCCTACTCCCGTCCAGCAACAAGTAATTCCGTATTTATTAAAATACCAAAATGTTATTTGTAAATCACACACTGGAACGGGAAAGACACATGCCTTTATTTTGCCAATTTTAAATAATTTAGATTATAATAATTCCGCACTTCAAAGCGTAATTGTTGCGCCAACACGAGAATTAGCAAAACAAATTTATGAAAACATTCGTTTTTTTAAAACGTATAATCCAGCGTTAAAAACTGGTTATTATATTGGGGGAGAGGATATTAACCGTCAAATTGACCAGCTTACTAAGCACCAACCCCAAATTATTGTGGGAACCCCAACAAGGTTAAAAGATTTATTTAATCACCAAGCACTTAATTTTAGGAAGCTCACAACTTTTATTATTGATGAATGTGACATGATTTTTGATTTAGGATTTATTGAAGATGTTGATTTTGTTTTAAGTAAAGTTAGTCCAGATGTTAAAATTTCGGTTTTTTCGGCCACAATTGCTCCTGGTCTTCGGCCTTTTTTACTAAAATATTTAACTAACCCTCAGTTAATTGAAATTAACGATAACTTGGCAACTAACCAGAACATTGAACATATTTTAATCCCCACTAAACACCAAGAACGATCAAGCGTTTTATTAAAATTATTAGCAACGCTTAACCCGTACTTATGTATTATCTTTGTTAATAAAAAAGAAATGATTGAACAATACTATGATTTATTATTAAAAAATAATTACCAAGTAACCCAACTCCATGCTGGATTACCACCCCGTACTCGCATGCAAACGATTAAGCGTATTAAGAATTTGGAATTTAAATATATTATTGCCAGTGATGTTGCTGCCCGAGGGCTTGATCTGGATGGGGTTAGCCATGTAATTTCCATTGATTTACCAACAGATTTAGAATATTATATTCACCGTAGTGGACGAACTGGTCGGGCTAATTACCATGGCTATAGTTATGTTTTATATGATACTAAAAATTTGAACTTAGTTAACCAATTAAAAAGCAAGGGAATTGAATTCCAAATTATGAAGTGGTGGGGGAATGACTTGGTGGTTGCTAATTTAAGTTCGATGGCAAAAAAATCATCATCCGAACCAAACCATGAAATTAATAAAATTATTAACAAATACCCCACAAAAAATAATCAAAAAAAAGTAAAACCCGGGTATAAGAAAAAACGGAAAGCAGAAATTGCTGAATTAAAACGGAAAACGCGCCGTGAACATATTAAAGCCTCAATTAAAAAAATAAAAAAACAAAAAGCTAAGGAAAGAAGTTTGAAATTGTATGATAAATAG
- a CDS encoding PTS sugar transporter subunit IIA codes for MQLDFLESLLTNNSILLHQTATNWETAVQIVFKPLLATKAISEEYIDNVIKKTKTLGPYYIIAPKLAMPHTRPEEGALKNAFSLVSLTEPVLFADNQPVSLLIGFCAVDAETHLSLALPQIVAIFENPVVIEQIIQANSSTEVMNIIKKINYMKYVK; via the coding sequence ATGCAACTGGATTTTTTAGAATCACTCTTAACTAATAATTCAATTTTGCTTCATCAAACAGCCACGAATTGAGAAACGGCAGTTCAAATTGTTTTTAAACCCTTACTTGCAACCAAAGCAATTAGTGAAGAATATATTGATAATGTTATTAAAAAAACAAAAACTTTGGGGCCATATTATATTATTGCTCCAAAATTAGCGATGCCCCATACACGTCCGGAAGAAGGAGCATTAAAAAATGCTTTTAGCCTAGTTTCTTTAACAGAACCAGTGCTATTTGCTGATAATCAACCAGTTAGTTTATTAATTGGATTTTGTGCGGTTGATGCCGAAACACATTTAAGTTTAGCATTGCCACAAATTGTCGCAATTTTTGAAAATCCGGTGGTAATTGAGCAAATTATTCAAGCTAATTCTTCCACCGAAGTGATGAATATTATTAAAAAAATTAATTATATGAAATATGTTAAATAG